DNA from Insulibacter thermoxylanivorax:
GGGCAAGGGAGATGCGCTGCCGTTCGCCGCCGGAGAAGCGGCTGCCGGTTTCCCGCACCGGCGTCTCCAGCCCCTTAGGCAGCGAGGCGATCAGTTCGCCGAGGCCTGCCCGCTCTGCTACGGCCATGACCTCTTCATCGGAGGCATTCTGGCGGCCGAGGCGAATGTTGTTGGCGATGGTCGTATCAAACAGGTAGGGCTGCTGGTTCATCACGGAGAACAAACCGGCTTCCCTTGCTGCCTGCGCCTCCACGCCTGCGATGCTGATCCTGCCTTCCTGCGGCGCGAGTTCCCCCTGAATCAGTTTGAATAGCGTGGACTTCCCGGCTCCGCTGCGTCCGATCAAGGCGATCTTCTCGCCGGTCTGGACCTTCAGATGAATATCTCTGACGCTCCATCCTTCTGATCCCGGATAGCGATACCCGACGCCGTCGAGGTGGATGAAGGCATCGGATGGGCCGTCCTTGATGTTGATGCTGGGTATTGAAGCGGGCGCTGCAACGGATGCATCAGCTGATGCCTCAGCTGATGCATCAGCTGGCGCTGCTGGAGAATTAACCCCAGTGGTCGTTTCTGTCTTCGCCTCCATCTCAGCCGTGCCGGCCGCTTCTACTTCCTGCAGCCGCCGGGTCGAGACGCGATAGTCCGGGGAGGCGATGACCGCCTGACCGGCTCTGACCATCGCTTCGATCAAAGGGAAGGTTACGAAGGTGTAGGCGGCGATCCATTCCGGTGCGAACTGTCCGCTGGTGCTCATCGAACCTGCCCACACCGCCATCAAGAGGACGGCTCCTCCGCCGATACACTGCATGATCCACTCCGCCCGCCATTCCTTCCGCCGGTTGCGGCGGTCCAGATCAGCCATAGCTGCTTGCCGCTGTGCCAGTCTCTCCAGCAGATGGTTCGTCCTGCCGCTTAAGAGCCAGTCGTTCATCCCGAAGATGGAATCCGCTGTCTCCTGATAGAGCAGGCTGCGTTCCTTAAGATGCTTCTTCCGGATGACCCGCGAGGCGAGCAGCGTGACCACGGGCACCGTGATCAGCAAGAAGCCGCAGTACAAGGCGATAAGAACAGCGAAAGCCGCATCCATATAGCCTAGGATCAACACTCCCGCAGCGTAGACCAGCACGGCTGCGGTGTAGGGCAGGGCCAGGCGGAGGTAGACATTCTGCAATTGCTCGATATCTTCAGCTAACAGGCCCAGGATATCCCCCGTACGATAGCGGGAACGGATGTGCACCGCCTGCGGTTCCAGGGCGCGGTACAACCTGACGCGCATGGCGGACAGGATGCGCAGCACCATATCATGGCTGATCAGCCGCTCTACATAGTGAATGACCGCCCGGCCGAAGCCGAAGGTGCGGACGAGCACGATCGGGACATAGACCATCAAGACGTTGTAAGGCTGGAGGGCGGAACGAGAGATCAGATACCCCGAAGTGAACAAGAGGGCAGCGCCGCAGGCGACGGCCAGCGTCGCGATCAGCGATACGGCGAGGAAACGGACAGCCTGCTTCCGTACATAGGGCCGGATCCAGCCGCGGGTTGCCGTTGGTTGTTGTACTTCTTCTTTCATCTCCTGCCACCTCCAGCCGCATGTGCTTCTAATAATGCGTAATAGACACCTTTCCGTTGGATCAATTCCTCATGGGTCCCCTGTTCGACCAGCCGCCCGTTCTCCAGGACGAGGACCCAGTCCATCTCCTTCATCCAGTGCAGCCGATGAGTAGCCAGGAACACTCGGCGCCCCTCCATGATCGGCAGCATCGTCTGCTTCAGCTCCCATTCCGTTTCGATATCGAGATGAGCCGTCGGTTCATCCAGCAGCAGCACGTCCCGCTTCCCGATCAGCGCTCTTGCCAGCGCTATGCGCTGCGCCTGACCGCCGCTTAAGCTTCGGCCGCCCTCGCCGATCGGTTCATGGATCCCAGCGGGCAAGCTTTGCACCAATTCCGCCAAACCAACATCGGCAAGCACCTGTTCGATCTGTTCTTCGCTGGCTTCAGGCTCATAGAAACGGATGTTATCAGCTAAGGAAGCGCTGAAGACATAGGGATGCTGCGGGATATAGGCTGAGCGGAGCTGCCATGCGGCCCGCATCTCATCGGTCAAGGGCCGGTCACCGATCTGGATCTTGCCGGCATCCGGCTGCAATTGTCCGCTTAAGATATGGAGGAGAGTGGTCTTGCCTGCACCGCTGGCGCCGACGATGCCGACTTTGCGCTTCGAACCGTCAAGATGAATGGAGATCTCCGTCAACCTTGCCTGTTCGGAGTCCTCACTTTCCACGCATAGACCCTCTAATATGATTGGATCGTTCAACGCATCGAGCTCCGGCGGCGCCTCAAGGGCGTCAAGCTTCATCAGGGATTGGTCCTCTTCGAGAATCTCCCGGATTGTTTGCCAAGCCTCCTTGCCGTCCAAGGAAGCATGATAATCGGAGCCGAGGTTGCGCACCGGCTGATAGTAGTCCGGCGCCAGCAAGAGAACGGCAAGCGCCGGCAGCAAGTCGATATTCCCGTCGATGAGCCGAAGACCCAAGCCAACGGCAACGAAGGCGACGGATAAGGTGCTGAAGAAATCCAGCGCGAAGGAAGAGAGAAAGGCGACGCGCAGGGTGCGCATCGTCGCCCGGCGGAAGCGGTCGCTGACTTGCTGTACAGAACCGGCGAAATCCCGGCTGCGTCCGAGCAGGCGCAGCGTCTCCAAACCGCGCAGCACATCCGTGAAGTGTCTTGCCAGCACCTGATAGGATTTATACTGCCTGTCGGCGAACCGCCGTGCAGCATAGCCGAGCAGGATGAAGAAAGCGATCAGAACCGGCAAGGTGAAGGTCAAGATCAAACCGGAGATGAAATCCAGTACATAAACGGTGATCAGAATAGGCAGCGTGACGAACACCATGTCGATCATGCGCGGCACGAAGAGCTCCAAATAAGTACGGAAGCGGATGACCCCATCGATGAGGAGGGTGATGAGCTGTCCGCTGCCGCGGGAGGCCGCATAGCGCGGTCCTAATTCAAGGAGCTTGCGCATTAGTTCCGATTGCAGCGATGTGCTCGTCTGTTCCGCGTATCTGCCCGAGATGATCTTACTGAGCCAGATGCTCGTAAAGCGAACGAGATAGGCGCCCAGGAATAACAGAAGAGGCGGAATCGCCTCTTGCCAAGTCCCGCCTCGAAACATGAGGACGACGCTCGAAGCCAGCCACCAGGCTTGAGCGATCGTCGCCGCTGCCTGCAGCAACGAGAGAATCGTAAGCAGCAGGACGGAGCGGCGTATATTTTTGAGAGTAAACAGTGTTCTATCCATTCATTAATACTCCAAGTGATCTTTGGTAGAGACGCGTTTGCTGAAAACGTAGTAACTCCAGATCTGATACCCCAGGACGAAAGGCAGCAGACAGACGGCTACGATCGTCATCGCCTTGAGGGTATATGGGTTCGAGGCGGCATTCATCACCGTTAGATTGAAGCTTTCATCGATGGTGCTGATCATCACATTCGGGAACAGACCGACGAACATCGATGCGACCATGAGGATGATCGTGGCACCGGACATGCCGAAGGCGAGGCCTTCTTTGCCCTTGCGAAGAGCAGCATACGTCAAGGCTACCGCAACGACGCCTAAAGCCACGATGATCATGGACAGGGTGAAGCGAGCTTGGAACAGATCCGTAGCATATGCCGTCCAGATCACCAGTACCAGAAGCAGCACTGCTTGGACAGGCACCCATCTGGTTGCCATGGTTCTTGCGCGTGTTCGCAGATCATCGGTCGTTCTAAGGCTGATGAAGATCAGACCGTGCAGGAAACAAAGGCCCGTGATCGTGATTCCGCCCCATACGGAATAACCGTTGATAATGTCGAAGAATCCTGCGCTCATGTGCATATTATGGTCGATCGGCACGCCTTTTATCATGCTGGTGAACATGATGCCGAACAGAAGCGGCGGGAATAAGCTGCCGATGAAGATCGCGATATCCCATACGTTCTGCCATCTTGGGTTATCCACCTTGCTGCGGAATTCAAAAGCGACGCCGCGCGCAATGAGGGCAAGCAGGATAAAGGTCAGCACCAGATAATATCCGCTGAATAAGGTCGA
Protein-coding regions in this window:
- the cydB gene encoding cytochrome d ubiquinol oxidase subunit II, which produces MSLNDLWFLLIAVLFTGFFFLEGFDFGVGMATRTLAKGNLERRVLINTIGPFWDANEVWLITAAGAMFAAFPHWYSTLFSGYYLVLTFILLALIARGVAFEFRSKVDNPRWQNVWDIAIFIGSLFPPLLFGIMFTSMIKGVPIDHNMHMSAGFFDIINGYSVWGGITITGLCFLHGLIFISLRTTDDLRTRARTMATRWVPVQAVLLLVLVIWTAYATDLFQARFTLSMIIVALGVVAVALTYAALRKGKEGLAFGMSGATIILMVASMFVGLFPNVMISTIDESFNLTVMNAASNPYTLKAMTIVAVCLLPFVLGYQIWSYYVFSKRVSTKDHLEY
- the cydD gene encoding thiol reductant ABC exporter subunit CydD, translated to MDRTLFTLKNIRRSVLLLTILSLLQAAATIAQAWWLASSVVLMFRGGTWQEAIPPLLLFLGAYLVRFTSIWLSKIISGRYAEQTSTSLQSELMRKLLELGPRYAASRGSGQLITLLIDGVIRFRTYLELFVPRMIDMVFVTLPILITVYVLDFISGLILTFTLPVLIAFFILLGYAARRFADRQYKSYQVLARHFTDVLRGLETLRLLGRSRDFAGSVQQVSDRFRRATMRTLRVAFLSSFALDFFSTLSVAFVAVGLGLRLIDGNIDLLPALAVLLLAPDYYQPVRNLGSDYHASLDGKEAWQTIREILEEDQSLMKLDALEAPPELDALNDPIILEGLCVESEDSEQARLTEISIHLDGSKRKVGIVGASGAGKTTLLHILSGQLQPDAGKIQIGDRPLTDEMRAAWQLRSAYIPQHPYVFSASLADNIRFYEPEASEEQIEQVLADVGLAELVQSLPAGIHEPIGEGGRSLSGGQAQRIALARALIGKRDVLLLDEPTAHLDIETEWELKQTMLPIMEGRRVFLATHRLHWMKEMDWVLVLENGRLVEQGTHEELIQRKGVYYALLEAHAAGGGRR
- the cydC gene encoding thiol reductant ABC exporter subunit CydC is translated as MKEEVQQPTATRGWIRPYVRKQAVRFLAVSLIATLAVACGAALLFTSGYLISRSALQPYNVLMVYVPIVLVRTFGFGRAVIHYVERLISHDMVLRILSAMRVRLYRALEPQAVHIRSRYRTGDILGLLAEDIEQLQNVYLRLALPYTAAVLVYAAGVLILGYMDAAFAVLIALYCGFLLITVPVVTLLASRVIRKKHLKERSLLYQETADSIFGMNDWLLSGRTNHLLERLAQRQAAMADLDRRNRRKEWRAEWIMQCIGGGAVLLMAVWAGSMSTSGQFAPEWIAAYTFVTFPLIEAMVRAGQAVIASPDYRVSTRRLQEVEAAGTAEMEAKTETTTGVNSPAAPADASAEASADASVAAPASIPSINIKDGPSDAFIHLDGVGYRYPGSEGWSVRDIHLKVQTGEKIALIGRSGAGKSTLFKLIQGELAPQEGRISIAGVEAQAAREAGLFSVMNQQPYLFDTTIANNIRLGRQNASDEEVMAVAERAGLGELIASLPKGLETPVRETGSRFSGGERQRISLARVLLQNRPIVLLDEPTVGLDPITEQRLLTTLFQNLQGRTLIWITHHLTGMEQMDQIIFLDGGKITMQGSHEQLLQQHERYRQLYALDQPLL